From Pristiophorus japonicus isolate sPriJap1 chromosome 1, sPriJap1.hap1, whole genome shotgun sequence, a single genomic window includes:
- the LOC139261534 gene encoding probable G-protein coupled receptor 139, giving the protein MTTVNLVTIVILSRGKCGLSKCVTRYLVAMATADLLVVILDLILRHIPIRYEEQFIFVQSIPLCNIHAVLLYAATDCSVWFTVTFTFDRFVAICCQKLKTKYSTERTAAVVLGTVTVLSCLKNIPWYFMFTSLYVLGNNPWFCDLYYTNYASLGWTVFELLHYILTPCVPFILILLLNALTVRHILMASRARRRLRGHSSGESPRDPEMESRRKSMILLFVISGNFILLWAMYMVVLVSNRILYIGHFVELSVFVTELGFMLQQLSCCTNTGIYAVTQTKFREQWKNVLKYPFVLEYCV; this is encoded by the exons ATGACGACAG tgaacttagtgacgatagtgatcctgtcccggggaaagtgcggactctccaaatgtgtcactcgttacctggtggccatggcaacagcggatctactggtcgtgatcctggatctgatactgaggcacattccgattcgttatgaggaacagtttattttcgtgcagtccatccccctgtgtaatatccacgccgtcctgctctatgcagccacagactgttctgtctggttcaccgtcactttcaccttcgatcgatttgtggccatttgttgccagaagttgaaaactaaatatagcaccgagagaacggcggctgtggttctgggaacagtgactgtgctgagctgtttaaagaaCATACCCTGGTATTTTATGTTCACAAGTTTGTATGTGCTTGGTAACAACCCCTGGTTTTGTGATCTGTATTACACTAATTATGCATCACTGGGCTGGACAGTATTCGAACTACTTCATTATATTCtaaccccgtgtgtcccatttattctgatcctgctgctcaatgctctcactgtcagacacattttaatggccagcagagctcgcaggagactccggggtcacagcagtggggagagtcccagagaccccgagatggagagtcgcaggaaatccatgattttattgtttgttatctcggggaatttcatcctgttatgggcaaTGTATATGGTGGTTCTTGTGTCAAACCGGATTTTATATATTGGACATTTTGTCGAATTATCTGTCTTTGTAACTGAACTAGGATTCATGCTGCAGCAGCTGAGTTGCTGTACAAACACTGGTATTTACgccgtgacacagactaagttccgggagcagtggaagaatgtgctgaaatatccctttgtt